Proteins from a genomic interval of Neisseria arctica:
- a CDS encoding MBL fold metallo-hydrolase, whose protein sequence is MKNTAALLLTASLLSQTALADNLKFHTYNPQENSIFPVTSVIVEGDSELMLVDAQFQRNDALKVVSQLQSLNKPLKIIYISHYDPDFYFGLDVITQAFPKAKVIATPETANHIQNSIIGKYNYWSPILKENAPKALVLPQPFTGNNLTVGNSRIAIKGQDIDPAHTYLWDTQSRTLFGGVQLYQGMHLWLADSQTAEARSRWQQSLQQMAELEPKTVIPGHFIGTPSPKVIQENQEYLRHVEKNWHPGETSKVFIQKIKAEYPNYKGTQDLELSAKVLSGEMKWPQ, encoded by the coding sequence ATGAAAAATACCGCCGCACTACTTCTAACTGCTTCACTTTTAAGCCAAACCGCTTTAGCGGATAACTTAAAATTTCATACTTACAACCCTCAAGAAAATAGTATTTTCCCGGTTACCAGCGTTATCGTCGAAGGAGACAGCGAGTTGATGCTTGTAGATGCACAATTCCAACGTAATGACGCACTGAAAGTAGTATCTCAACTGCAATCACTCAACAAACCTCTGAAAATCATTTATATCAGCCACTATGATCCTGATTTTTATTTTGGCTTAGATGTCATCACCCAAGCTTTTCCAAAGGCAAAGGTAATCGCTACTCCCGAAACTGCTAATCATATTCAAAACAGTATTATCGGCAAATACAACTATTGGTCACCGATTCTAAAAGAAAATGCCCCAAAGGCTTTAGTATTGCCACAACCTTTTACCGGCAACAACTTGACAGTCGGCAACAGCCGCATAGCCATAAAAGGCCAAGATATTGACCCTGCACATACCTATTTATGGGATACGCAAAGCCGCACCCTATTTGGCGGTGTGCAACTTTACCAAGGTATGCACTTATGGTTGGCTGACAGCCAAACGGCAGAAGCCCGTAGCCGCTGGCAGCAAAGCCTTCAACAAATGGCAGAATTAGAACCCAAAACGGTTATTCCCGGACACTTTATCGGTACACCTAGTCCAAAGGTTATTCAAGAAAACCAAGAATATCTGCGCCATGTGGAAAAAAATTGGCATCCAGGTGAAACAAGCAAGGTATTTATCCAAAAAATAAAAGCCGAATATCCGAATTACAAAGGCACCCAAGATTTGGAATTAAGTGCCAAGGTATTAAGCGGTGAAATGAAATGGCCGCAATAA
- a CDS encoding DegQ family serine endoprotease: MNNKPKYIALLLASSLALGGCDKVSSFFGQDEAKEGSLVQTVETKTEDGTVNMLLPDFTKLVEQEGPTVVNIQANKATMTTASRSDNGMDLSQFTDNDPFYEFFKRLVPNMPDVPQQEEDSELNFGSGFIISADGYILTNTHVVNGMNNIKVLLNDKREYTAKLVGSDQQSDVALLKIEAKDLPVVKVGNPKTLKPGEWVAAIGAPFGFDNSVTAGIVSAKGRSLPNENYTPFIQTDVAINPGNSGGPLFNLRGQVVGINSQIYSRSGGFMGISFAIPIDVAMNVAEQLKSTGKVQRGQLGVIIQEVSYDLAKSFGLDKASGALIAKVLPSSPAAKAGLQVGDIVRSVNGEEIRTSSDLPVMVGAMAPGKEVILGVWRKGKEVEVKVQLGSVDGANESGEAASDNTTFGAQQGQGFTISEMGLSLQVRERNGSKRLVVSNAEGLAARAGLRRGDEILAVGQLSVEDESTFRSAIESTGKNIPLLVQRDGSTLFLAMNLQ; the protein is encoded by the coding sequence GTGAATAATAAGCCAAAATATATCGCACTGCTTCTTGCTTCTTCGCTGGCTTTGGGCGGCTGCGACAAAGTAAGTAGTTTCTTTGGTCAAGATGAAGCTAAAGAAGGCAGTTTGGTACAAACGGTCGAAACTAAAACCGAGGACGGCACGGTTAATATGCTGCTGCCCGACTTTACCAAACTGGTTGAGCAAGAAGGCCCGACGGTTGTGAATATTCAGGCAAACAAAGCGACGATGACGACTGCATCGCGCAGTGACAACGGTATGGACTTGAGCCAATTCACCGACAATGATCCGTTTTACGAGTTTTTCAAACGACTGGTTCCGAATATGCCGGATGTGCCGCAGCAAGAAGAGGATTCCGAGCTTAATTTCGGTTCAGGCTTTATCATCAGCGCCGATGGCTATATTCTCACCAATACCCATGTAGTCAACGGAATGAACAATATCAAGGTGTTGCTTAACGACAAGCGCGAATATACAGCCAAGCTGGTTGGTTCGGACCAGCAATCCGATGTGGCATTATTGAAAATCGAAGCCAAAGACCTTCCGGTCGTAAAAGTCGGTAATCCCAAAACTTTGAAGCCGGGCGAGTGGGTTGCCGCCATTGGCGCCCCGTTTGGCTTTGATAACAGTGTGACGGCAGGTATCGTATCGGCTAAAGGGCGTAGTTTGCCAAATGAAAATTACACCCCGTTTATTCAAACCGATGTGGCGATTAACCCCGGTAACTCAGGCGGCCCGTTATTTAATCTGCGCGGACAGGTAGTTGGTATCAACTCTCAAATCTATAGCCGTAGCGGTGGGTTTATGGGTATTTCTTTCGCCATTCCGATTGACGTTGCCATGAATGTTGCCGAACAATTGAAATCAACCGGTAAAGTACAGCGCGGTCAATTGGGCGTGATTATTCAGGAAGTTTCGTATGATTTGGCCAAATCATTTGGTTTGGACAAGGCCAGCGGGGCGTTGATTGCCAAAGTTTTGCCGTCTAGCCCGGCTGCTAAGGCAGGATTGCAGGTGGGCGATATCGTCCGCAGTGTAAACGGTGAAGAAATCCGTACCTCAAGCGACTTACCCGTTATGGTAGGTGCAATGGCACCGGGTAAAGAGGTCATCTTGGGGGTATGGCGAAAAGGTAAGGAAGTAGAAGTCAAAGTGCAGCTTGGTTCGGTTGATGGTGCTAATGAGTCGGGTGAGGCTGCATCTGATAATACTACCTTTGGTGCACAACAAGGCCAAGGTTTTACCATAAGTGAAATGGGATTGAGTTTGCAGGTGCGTGAGCGTAACGGTAGTAAACGCTTGGTGGTGTCGAATGCGGAAGGGTTGGCGGCACGGGCAGGGTTACGCAGGGGCGATGAGATCCTGGCTGTTGGCCAATTGAGCGTAGAAGATGAGTCTACTTTCCGAAGTGCCATCGAAAGTACGGGAAAAAATATTCCGCTTTTGGTGCAGCGCGACGGCAGTACTTTGTTTCTTGCAATGAATCTGCAATAA
- the nagZ gene encoding beta-N-acetylhexosaminidase translates to MSETRIPRGPVMADVQAFKLTEEEKQRLRDPAVGGVILFRRNFENIEQLKALVVEIKALRTPELIIAVDHEGGRVQRFIEGFTRLPAMSVLGEIWDESGADAAKAQAEQVGWVLATELSACGIDLSFTPVLDLNWGQCAVIGNRSFHREAEVVTELALALQKGLNRGGMKTCGKHFPGHGFVEGDSHHVLPQDNRCLKELEAADILPFRRLAAEGMAAVMPAHVVYPLVDSKPAGFSEKWLKQILRRDIGFNGVIFSDDLTMEGASGAGGIKARAQISFDAGCDIVLVCNRPDLVDELRCNFEMPDNSELAARWQYMANTLGTEKAQAILEMPKFQAARVAVARLASPKDLAGGVKVGEAF, encoded by the coding sequence ATGTCTGAAACCCGTATTCCGCGCGGCCCGGTAATGGCCGATGTACAAGCTTTCAAGCTTACTGAAGAAGAAAAGCAGCGCCTGCGCGACCCGGCAGTGGGCGGCGTGATTTTATTCCGTCGAAATTTTGAAAATATCGAGCAGCTTAAAGCGTTGGTGGTGGAAATCAAAGCTTTGCGTACTCCCGAATTGATTATTGCCGTAGATCATGAAGGAGGAAGGGTACAGCGTTTCATAGAAGGCTTCACCCGTTTGCCCGCCATGAGTGTATTAGGTGAAATTTGGGATGAATCCGGAGCGGATGCAGCTAAAGCTCAGGCGGAACAAGTCGGTTGGGTATTGGCTACCGAACTTTCTGCTTGCGGTATTGATCTATCATTTACGCCAGTGTTGGATTTGAACTGGGGGCAATGCGCCGTTATCGGTAACCGTAGTTTCCACCGAGAGGCTGAGGTTGTTACTGAATTGGCTTTGGCATTGCAGAAGGGTTTAAATCGTGGCGGTATGAAAACTTGCGGTAAGCATTTTCCCGGTCACGGTTTTGTAGAGGGAGACAGCCATCATGTGCTTCCACAAGATAATCGTTGCCTGAAGGAGCTTGAAGCGGCCGATATTCTGCCTTTCCGCCGATTGGCTGCCGAAGGTATGGCGGCGGTGATGCCCGCACATGTGGTTTATCCTCTGGTAGATTCGAAGCCCGCAGGCTTTTCTGAAAAATGGCTCAAGCAGATTCTGCGTAGGGATATCGGCTTTAACGGGGTGATATTTTCAGACGACCTGACTATGGAAGGCGCTAGCGGGGCGGGCGGAATTAAAGCGCGTGCGCAAATTTCGTTTGATGCGGGCTGCGATATTGTTTTGGTATGTAACCGCCCGGATTTGGTCGATGAATTACGTTGTAATTTTGAAATGCCCGACAATTCCGAGTTGGCTGCACGCTGGCAGTATATGGCCAATACTTTGGGAACGGAAAAAGCGCAAGCGATTTTGGAAATGCCCAAGTTTCAAGCTGCTAGGGTTGCCGTTGCCCGTTTGGCGAGTCCTAAAGATTTGGCCGGCGGTGTGAAAGTAGGTGAAGCATTTTAA
- a CDS encoding thermonuclease family protein, translating to MDLSFLYGWVVAIFGLLGANVSDAALPQWLQNSVEFIRKQSREQTESAAQAHFGAYVSAVSDGDSIRVIDPNGQRRRIRFAYVDAPELNQAYGKAARKALMEIIEGQNVEVLVFDRDRYGREVAQVRLNGRDVGLWMIANGHAWHYRQYAKRAQNGVDYSDYTYAQAQARQNRIGLWRAARPQAPWDFRAMIREQQSNTGK from the coding sequence ATGGATTTGAGTTTTTTATATGGCTGGGTAGTGGCCATATTCGGTTTGTTGGGTGCAAATGTGTCGGATGCGGCATTGCCCCAATGGCTTCAAAATAGTGTTGAGTTTATCAGGAAGCAAAGTCGTGAGCAGACTGAATCGGCAGCACAGGCACACTTTGGCGCATATGTGTCTGCCGTATCTGATGGTGACAGTATCAGGGTAATTGATCCAAACGGCCAACGGCGGCGTATACGTTTCGCTTATGTCGATGCTCCCGAATTAAACCAAGCATACGGTAAAGCAGCGCGTAAGGCCTTGATGGAGATTATCGAGGGACAAAATGTGGAAGTGCTGGTGTTCGATCGCGACCGCTACGGACGGGAAGTCGCTCAAGTCCGCCTCAATGGCCGGGATGTAGGTTTGTGGATGATTGCCAACGGGCATGCTTGGCATTATAGGCAGTATGCAAAGCGTGCTCAAAATGGTGTGGACTACAGTGATTATACGTATGCCCAAGCGCAAGCCCGGCAAAACCGTATTGGTTTATGGCGGGCAGCCCGGCCGCAAGCTCCGTGGGATTTTCGGGCAATGATCAGGGAGCAGCAAAGTAATACGGGTAAGTAA
- a CDS encoding LysR family transcriptional regulator: MDLNAVKMFIALVQAGSFSGCSTKTGIPIATLSRKIKELERYLSVQLIERSRQGIRLTSSGQQLVEQAGESIESLSTVEQYIRNSQQKLTGKLRLSMPQAFELWWALLHDFQLAYPDIDVHVAANNRKLDLIADGIDVAVRVGAVGVENMVAKKVMELEMRLVAGKTFTARYGMPDSIDRLLDFPLACNAEAADKQAEWRLGGEILVVKPHFATNDYFHLRYWALLGNGICELPAMLADSFIRSGELVIVLPEQALPKQNIHLVYPSHRHPSSIVRVYIDFCVTWLQQHDMVGQATLQGIPLRLGLG; the protein is encoded by the coding sequence ATGGATTTAAATGCAGTAAAAATGTTTATTGCCTTGGTTCAAGCGGGAAGTTTTTCGGGTTGTAGCACTAAAACAGGCATTCCTATTGCCACTTTGAGCCGAAAAATTAAAGAGTTGGAAAGATACTTGAGCGTACAGCTTATTGAGCGTTCCCGCCAAGGTATCCGTTTGACATCAAGCGGCCAGCAGCTTGTTGAACAGGCAGGAGAAAGTATTGAAAGTTTGAGTACGGTAGAGCAGTATATCCGTAACAGCCAGCAAAAATTAACTGGAAAATTAAGACTTTCGATGCCGCAAGCTTTTGAATTGTGGTGGGCATTACTGCATGATTTCCAATTGGCTTATCCTGATATCGATGTACATGTAGCAGCGAATAACCGAAAACTCGATCTGATTGCTGATGGTATTGATGTGGCTGTTAGAGTGGGAGCTGTCGGAGTGGAAAATATGGTAGCGAAAAAAGTGATGGAACTGGAAATGCGCTTGGTAGCCGGAAAAACGTTTACTGCCCGTTACGGCATGCCGGACAGTATTGACAGGTTATTGGATTTTCCTTTGGCTTGTAATGCAGAGGCGGCGGATAAGCAGGCAGAATGGAGACTGGGTGGTGAGATACTGGTGGTAAAGCCGCATTTTGCTACCAATGATTATTTCCATTTGCGATATTGGGCATTGTTGGGTAACGGTATATGTGAGCTGCCGGCGATGCTAGCAGATAGTTTTATCCGTAGTGGAGAGCTTGTCATCGTTTTGCCAGAGCAGGCTTTGCCTAAGCAAAATATCCATTTGGTTTATCCCAGCCATCGTCATCCATCCAGCATCGTGCGTGTTTATATTGATTTTTGTGTAACTTGGTTGCAGCAACATGATATGGTTGGGCAAGCAACTTTGCAAGGTATTCCCTTGAGATTGGGATTAGGGTAG
- a CDS encoding VIT1/CCC1 transporter family protein, with amino-acid sequence MHSHSEQHYSHRGNWLRAGVLGANDGLISTASLLMGLAAAKPDFHTLMLTGVSALVAGAISMAAGEYVSVSSQSDTERADLAKEEYELANNPERELAELAGIYRQRGLTPELAQQVAEQLTAHNALDAHARDEIGITETASANPLQASGASALAFCCGAILPLLVALLTPSEQLMTVLAGTTLIGLAILGFLSAKLGGARILPALMRVLIWGSVALASTAFIGKLLGVNVA; translated from the coding sequence ATGCATTCCCACAGCGAACAACATTACAGCCACCGCGGTAACTGGCTGCGGGCCGGTGTGCTCGGTGCAAACGACGGCCTGATTTCAACCGCCAGCCTTTTGATGGGTTTAGCCGCTGCCAAGCCCGATTTCCACACATTAATGCTTACCGGTGTATCCGCCTTGGTAGCTGGAGCCATTTCCATGGCAGCTGGCGAATACGTATCCGTATCAAGCCAATCTGATACCGAACGCGCCGACTTAGCCAAAGAAGAATATGAATTGGCCAACAACCCCGAACGTGAACTAGCTGAACTGGCGGGAATTTACCGCCAACGCGGACTGACACCAGAGCTGGCTCAACAAGTGGCGGAACAGCTGACCGCACATAATGCGCTCGATGCCCACGCACGTGACGAAATCGGCATTACCGAAACCGCCAGTGCCAATCCTTTGCAAGCGTCGGGAGCCTCCGCTTTGGCTTTTTGTTGCGGAGCTATCCTTCCGCTGCTTGTTGCGCTGCTCACTCCTTCCGAACAATTAATGACGGTATTAGCCGGAACCACTTTAATCGGCTTGGCCATTTTGGGCTTTTTATCGGCCAAACTCGGCGGCGCACGGATTCTGCCGGCACTGATGCGCGTATTGATTTGGGGCTCCGTCGCATTGGCATCCACGGCTTTCATCGGTAAATTATTGGGGGTAAACGTGGCTTAA
- the greB gene encoding transcription elongation factor GreB, producing MNDTLKNYITPSGWQALKDELYQLVNKERPEIVQVVNWAAGNGDRSENGDYLYGKRRMREIDRRIRFLTKRLEAAVVVDPEAREPTDQIFFSATVELLRGDGSEQTVKIVGVDEIDTARNKISWVSPLARCLIKAREGDEVVLNGPDGQETIEILSVQYIKID from the coding sequence ATGAATGATACGCTGAAGAATTATATTACCCCTAGCGGTTGGCAGGCATTAAAAGACGAGCTTTATCAGCTGGTCAATAAAGAGCGCCCTGAAATCGTGCAGGTAGTGAATTGGGCGGCCGGCAATGGCGACCGTAGCGAAAACGGCGATTACCTTTACGGTAAGCGTCGGATGCGTGAAATTGACCGCCGCATTCGCTTTCTAACCAAGCGTTTGGAAGCGGCCGTGGTTGTGGATCCCGAAGCAAGAGAGCCGACCGATCAGATATTTTTCAGTGCTACGGTTGAATTGTTGCGTGGTGATGGCAGCGAGCAAACCGTTAAAATCGTCGGAGTGGATGAAATTGATACTGCCCGCAACAAAATTTCTTGGGTATCTCCTTTGGCCCGTTGTTTGATTAAAGCGCGCGAGGGAGATGAAGTTGTGCTGAACGGTCCGGATGGACAGGAAACCATCGAGATTTTATCGGTACAATATATCAAGATTGACTAA
- the nth gene encoding endonuclease III, whose product MNKHIRQEIFERLRADNPHPTTELNFSSPFELLIAVLLSAQATDVGVNKATAKLFPVANTPQAMLDLGLEGIMEYTKSIGLYKTKSKHIIETCRILLEKHGGEVPDTREALEELPGVGRKTANVVLNTAFRQLAMAVDTHIFRVSNRTRIAPGKNVREVEDKLMKFVPKEFLLDAHHWLILHGRYTCKAQKPQCERCIINDLCEYPAKTIKI is encoded by the coding sequence ATGAACAAACATATCCGCCAAGAAATATTTGAAAGATTGCGTGCCGATAATCCGCATCCGACTACCGAGTTAAATTTCAGCAGCCCATTTGAGCTACTGATTGCCGTATTACTTTCTGCGCAGGCAACGGATGTTGGCGTAAATAAAGCCACGGCCAAGCTTTTCCCTGTTGCCAATACACCGCAAGCCATGTTGGATTTGGGTTTGGAAGGTATTATGGAGTACACGAAAAGCATCGGGCTTTATAAAACCAAATCCAAGCATATTATTGAAACTTGCCGTATTTTATTAGAAAAACACGGTGGGGAAGTGCCGGATACCCGAGAGGCTTTGGAAGAGTTGCCCGGTGTAGGGCGTAAAACGGCGAACGTTGTATTGAATACGGCTTTTCGCCAGCTTGCTATGGCTGTAGATACCCACATTTTCCGAGTCAGTAACCGTACACGGATTGCTCCGGGTAAAAATGTACGTGAGGTTGAAGACAAACTGATGAAGTTTGTTCCGAAAGAATTTTTGCTGGATGCCCATCATTGGCTGATTTTGCATGGCCGGTATACCTGTAAGGCCCAGAAGCCGCAGTGCGAACGTTGCATTATTAATGATTTGTGTGAATATCCAGCAAAAACAATAAAGATATAA
- the ispF gene encoding 2-C-methyl-D-erythritol 2,4-cyclodiphosphate synthase, giving the protein MNIRIGQGYDVHQLVEGRPLILGGVTIPFEKGLLGHSDADALLHAITDALLGAAGMGDIGSHFPDTAAEFKDADSRILLREAYRSVVEAGWRVVNVDSTIIAQQPKLAPHIAAMRANIAADLGLSENAVNIKGKTNEKLGYLGRVEAIEAQAAILLQAV; this is encoded by the coding sequence ATGAATATCCGTATCGGACAAGGCTATGATGTGCATCAATTGGTAGAGGGGCGCCCTTTGATTCTTGGCGGAGTAACGATTCCGTTTGAGAAAGGTTTATTGGGGCATTCTGATGCCGATGCTTTATTGCATGCGATTACAGATGCACTGTTAGGTGCCGCGGGTATGGGCGATATCGGCAGCCATTTTCCTGATACTGCAGCAGAATTTAAGGATGCAGACAGCCGCATATTATTGCGTGAAGCCTACCGTAGCGTAGTAGAGGCTGGCTGGCGTGTGGTTAACGTAGACAGCACCATTATTGCTCAGCAGCCTAAGCTTGCTCCGCATATCGCTGCCATGCGTGCCAATATCGCTGCGGATTTGGGTTTGTCTGAAAATGCCGTCAACATTAAAGGAAAAACCAACGAAAAGCTGGGCTATTTGGGGCGCGTAGAAGCAATTGAGGCACAGGCTGCGATCTTGTTGCAAGCAGTATAG
- the rpiA gene encoding ribose-5-phosphate isomerase RpiA — MATQDDLKRIAAEKAVEFVPENEYIGIGTGSTVNFFIEALGKSGKKIKGAVATSQATADLMAKYEIPQVALNDVMGLAAYFDGADEVNHSLQMIKGGGGAHLREKIVASMADTFVCIADESKYVSRLGKFPLPVEVIPMARSMVSRHLLAMGGEPELRLNFVTESGNQIVDVHGMYFPQPLTSEDEINKIAGVVENGLFARNAADILVLGTADGAKVIKPQ, encoded by the coding sequence ATGGCAACACAAGATGATTTGAAGCGTATTGCGGCAGAAAAAGCCGTAGAATTCGTACCTGAAAACGAGTATATCGGTATTGGTACGGGCTCAACCGTTAATTTCTTTATCGAAGCTTTGGGAAAAAGCGGTAAGAAAATTAAAGGGGCGGTCGCTACCTCTCAGGCAACGGCCGATTTGATGGCTAAGTATGAAATCCCGCAGGTAGCTCTAAACGATGTGATGGGTTTGGCGGCTTATTTTGATGGTGCAGACGAAGTCAATCATTCGTTGCAAATGATTAAAGGGGGCGGCGGTGCGCATTTGCGTGAAAAAATTGTCGCCAGTATGGCGGATACTTTTGTGTGCATCGCGGACGAAAGCAAATATGTGTCACGTTTGGGCAAATTCCCCCTGCCGGTAGAGGTGATTCCGATGGCACGCTCGATGGTATCCCGTCATTTGCTGGCAATGGGTGGTGAACCGGAATTGCGTTTGAATTTTGTTACCGAGTCTGGTAATCAGATTGTAGATGTACACGGTATGTATTTCCCTCAACCTTTAACTTCGGAAGACGAAATTAATAAAATCGCCGGTGTGGTTGAAAACGGCTTGTTTGCCCGTAATGCGGCCGATATTTTGGTGTTGGGAACTGCTGATGGGGCAAAAGTCATTAAGCCTCAATAG